The following coding sequences lie in one Anomaloglossus baeobatrachus isolate aAnoBae1 chromosome 7, aAnoBae1.hap1, whole genome shotgun sequence genomic window:
- the LOC142246515 gene encoding E3 ubiquitin/ISG15 ligase TRIM25-like, with protein sequence MASAELRDELDCSICLSLYTDPVSLRCGHFFCRSCIVSALDAQEAAGVYSCPDCRAQYLERPALEKNRKLRNIVERLSSTQPEMEETRIFCTYCDPPVPAVRSCLHCENSLCGKHLTAHNKTADHILTEPTDSFGHKKCSLHKKVLEYYCPQDAVCLCASCCLVGEHRGHQVELLDEASETKKKKLREYLDELNPQKAEIQTRVQNLQDRKRKIQEKASDKRKNVSKIFMDIKNRLEIAEKKALSEVSRQEEKIVSQISHLIKKLETEEDKLSRKMHHVEEMCLVTDTITLLQERDITVCSQGDEEDTGGDGGEVSSEEDLDEVLISLTLHRSMRDIVTNVTSELGVHVPDILLDVETAHRLVKISEDLKMVIHLREKQERPESSGRFVTYSQVLSRCGLSSGRHYWEVEWNQIGECDIGLSYPSIERKGDQSGIGYSDKSWCLVLHDGECKVWHNSEELPLSMKPTSPTLGVFLDYEAGRLSFYELCDPIRHLHTFTASFTEPLHVLFYVHFGASVTIRS encoded by the coding sequence ATGGCGTCTGCTGAGCTGAGGGACGAGCTGGACTGCTCCATCTGCCTGAGCCTCTATACAGATCCCGtatccctgagatgtggacacttCTTCTGCCGCTCGTGTATTGTGAGTGCACTGGATGCACAGGAGGCGGCTGGAGTGTATTCCTGTCCTGACTGCAGAGCACAATATCTGGAGCGTCCGGCCCTGGAGAAGAACCGGAAGCTGAGGAACATAGTGGAGCGTCTATCATCTACTCAGCCTGAGATGGAGGAGACCAGAATCTTCTGCACTTACTGTGATCCTCCTGTCCCGGCTGTGAGATCCTGTCTGCATTGTGAGAACTCCCTGTGTGGCAAACATCTGACAGCCCACAACAAGACAGCGGATCATATATTAACAGAACCTACCGACTCTTTTGGTCACAAAAAATGTTCCCTCCACAAGAAGGTTCTGGAGTATTACTGCCCACAGGACGCGGTTTGTCTGTGTGCGTCTTGCTGTCTGGTTGGTGAACACCGAGGACACCAGGTAGAACTTCTAGATGAGGCTTCTGAGACCAAGAAGAAGAAATTGAGGGAATATCTGGATGAACTGAACCCACAAAAAGCAGAAATTCAGACAAGAGTCCAGAATCTACAGGATCGTAAGAGGAAGATCCAGGAGAAAGCCTCCGATAAGAGGAAGAACGTCAGTAAGATATTTATGGACATTAAGAATCGACTGGAAATTGCAGAAAAGAAGGCACTGAGTGAGGTCTCCAGGCAGGAGGAGAAGATTGTGTCCCAGATATCTCATCTGATCAAGAAGCTGGAAACAGAGGAGGACAAGCTGTCCAGGAAAATGCATCACGTGGAGGAGATGTGTCTTGTCACCGACACAATAACACTCTTACAAGAAAGGGACATTACAGTGTGTAGTCAAGGAGATGAGGAGGACACAGGGGGAGATGGTGGAGAGGTCAGTTCTGAGGAGGATCTGGATGAGGTTCTGATCTCACTGACCTTACACCGATCTATGAGGGATATTGTCACCAATGTAACATCAGAGCTCGGGGTCCATGTCCCAGACATATTGCTGGATGTGGAAACTGCTCATAGATTGGTGAAGATATCAGAAGATCTGAAAATGGTAATACATTTAAGAGAAAAACAGGAGAGACCAGAATCATCAGGAAGATTTGTGACTTACTCCCAGGTGTTAAGCAGATGTGGCCTctcctcaggacgacattactgggaggTAGAGTGGAACCAGATAGGAGAATGTGACATCGGATTGTCCTATCCCAGTATAGAGAGGAAAGGAGATCAGTCTGGTATTGGATATAGTGATAAATCTTGGTGTTTGGTTTTGCATGATGGAGAATGTAAGGTATGGCACAACTCAGAGGAATTACCCCTCAGTATGAAGCCAACAAGTCCGACACTTGGAGTCTTCTTAGACTATGAGGCCGGGCGTCTGTCCttctatgagctgtgtgaccccatcagacacttacacaccttcaccgCCTCCTTCACTGAACCCCTACATGTTCTCTTCTATGTGCATTTTGGAGCCTCTGTTACAATAAGAAGCTGA